In Coturnix japonica isolate 7356 chromosome 7, Coturnix japonica 2.1, whole genome shotgun sequence, one DNA window encodes the following:
- the CARF gene encoding calcium-responsive transcription factor isoform X4 produces MECQYGPRRKGFQSKKSGEQESASGYLYKATCPARIYIKKVQKFPEYRVPTDPKIDKKIIRMEQEKAFNMLKKNLIEAGGIIRWYVQLPTQQAHQYHEMETSCLPSSPSHFSAALPEEEEDIVRDENCTLPSRLHPQVADKIRELVSQGIEQVYAVRKQLRKYVERELFKPDEVPERHNLSFFPTVNDIKNHIHEVQKSLRNGDVVYNPESIPAMLQWTTDSGNVLTETVTVTFASPPSDGSSPGESVITKAESSQSAETLLSEKAQLLSSLSSLQPKIFAQLQGLQLQSNFTSTNGSTALIAVNNHSSSVSLLDSIESAVTNHPPVLGQGHSLQKGAGLTQHSAAASAFETSGTDQNLVSMGQLVALDREGDSRSLEGGIQQVLLGDVQTIPVRIVESQPALTEDNTEAGICISQVKQEPREKALSVEPDKIRDCQRSSSV; encoded by the exons ATGGAGTGCCAGTATGGGCCAAGGAGAAAAGGGTTCCAGTCTAAAAAATCTGGTGAGCAGGAAAGCGCTTCTGGCTATCTGTACAAAGCCACTTGCCCAGCAAG GATCTATATTAAAAAAGTTCAAAAGTTTCCAGAGTACAGAGTTCCTACTGACCCTAAAATAGACAAGAAAATCATAAGAATGGAGCAGGAGAAAGCATTCaacatgctgaagaagaactTGATAGAGGCTGGTGGTATCATCAG gTGGTATGTGCAGTTACCCACTCAGCAAGCCCACCAATATCATGAAATGGAAACTTCTTGCCTCCCTTCTTCACCCTcccatttttctgctgctttacctgaggaggaggaggacattGTTAGAGATGAGAACTGTACTTTGCCTTCCCGCCTTCATCCTCAAGTGGCAGACAAGATCCGAGAACTGGTGTCTCAAGGAATAGAGCAAGTCTATGCAGTGAGGAAGCAACTAAG AAAGTATGTGGAAAGAGAATTATTCAAACCTGATGAAGTGCCAGAGAGACATAACCTATCCTTCTTTCCCACTGTGAATGACATCAAGAACCACATTCATGAAGTGCAGAAGTCCCTGAGAAATGGTGACGTGGTATATAACCCAGAAAGCATTCCAGCAATG ctgCAGTGGACCACAGACAGTGGGAATGTTCTCACAGAAACAGTGACTGTTACGTttgcctcaccaccttctgatG ggagCTCACCAGGGGAGTCAGTCATCACCAAAGCAGAATCCAGCCAGAGTGCAGAAACCTTACTATCGGAAAAAGCTCAGCTGTTgtcttctctctcttcacttCAGCCCAAGATATTTGCACAACTTCAG GGATTACAGCTGCAATCAAACTTTACCTCCACAAATGGATCAACAGCACTGATAGCTGTAAATAACCATTCCAGTTCTGTAAGTCTCTTGGATTCCATAGAGAGTGCAGTAACCAACCATCCTCCAGTACTTGGTCAGGGGCACAGTCTGCAAAAAGGTGCTGGCctaacacagcacagtgctgctgcttctgcttttgagACTTCTGGTACTGATCAGAATCTGGTTTCCATGGGCCAGCTGGTAGCACTTGACAGGGAAGGGGACTCCAGAAGCCTGGAAGGAGGAATCCAGCAGGTTCTCTTGGGAGATGTACAGACTATCCCAGTACGGATTGTGGAAAGCCAGCCTGCACTTA cTGAAGATAATACAGAGGCTGGTATCTGTATAAGCCAAGTTAAACAAGAGCcaagagaaaaagcactgtCTGTGGAGCCAGATAAAATCAGAGACTGCCAGAGATCCTCCTCTGTTTAA
- the CARF gene encoding calcium-responsive transcription factor isoform X3, producing MEVPFALPRLGVSHKGSRAIVMECQYGPRRKGFQSKKSGEQESASGYLYKATCPARIYIKKVQKFPEYRVPTDPKIDKKIIRMEQEKAFNMLKKNLIEAGGIIRWYVQLPTQQAHQYHEMETSCLPSSPSHFSAALPEEEEDIVRDENCTLPSRLHPQVADKIRELVSQGIEQVYAVRKQLRKYVERELFKPDEVPERHNLSFFPTVNDIKNHIHEVQKSLRNGDVVYNPESIPAMLQWTTDSGNVLTETVTVTFASPPSDGSSPGESVITKAESSQSAETLLSEKAQLLSSLSSLQPKIFAQLQGLQLQSNFTSTNGSTALIAVNNHSSSVSLLDSIESAVTNHPPVLGQGHSLQKGAGLTQHSAAASAFETSGTDQNLVSMGQLVALDREGDSRSLEGGIQQVLLGDVQTIPVRIVESQPALTEDNTEAGICISQVKQEPREKALSVEPDKIRDCQRSSSV from the exons ATGGAAGTTCCATTTGCTCTGCCAAGACTTGGAGTTTCTCATAAGG gAAGCAGAGCCATTGTAATGGAGTGCCAGTATGGGCCAAGGAGAAAAGGGTTCCAGTCTAAAAAATCTGGTGAGCAGGAAAGCGCTTCTGGCTATCTGTACAAAGCCACTTGCCCAGCAAG GATCTATATTAAAAAAGTTCAAAAGTTTCCAGAGTACAGAGTTCCTACTGACCCTAAAATAGACAAGAAAATCATAAGAATGGAGCAGGAGAAAGCATTCaacatgctgaagaagaactTGATAGAGGCTGGTGGTATCATCAG gTGGTATGTGCAGTTACCCACTCAGCAAGCCCACCAATATCATGAAATGGAAACTTCTTGCCTCCCTTCTTCACCCTcccatttttctgctgctttacctgaggaggaggaggacattGTTAGAGATGAGAACTGTACTTTGCCTTCCCGCCTTCATCCTCAAGTGGCAGACAAGATCCGAGAACTGGTGTCTCAAGGAATAGAGCAAGTCTATGCAGTGAGGAAGCAACTAAG AAAGTATGTGGAAAGAGAATTATTCAAACCTGATGAAGTGCCAGAGAGACATAACCTATCCTTCTTTCCCACTGTGAATGACATCAAGAACCACATTCATGAAGTGCAGAAGTCCCTGAGAAATGGTGACGTGGTATATAACCCAGAAAGCATTCCAGCAATG ctgCAGTGGACCACAGACAGTGGGAATGTTCTCACAGAAACAGTGACTGTTACGTttgcctcaccaccttctgatG ggagCTCACCAGGGGAGTCAGTCATCACCAAAGCAGAATCCAGCCAGAGTGCAGAAACCTTACTATCGGAAAAAGCTCAGCTGTTgtcttctctctcttcacttCAGCCCAAGATATTTGCACAACTTCAG GGATTACAGCTGCAATCAAACTTTACCTCCACAAATGGATCAACAGCACTGATAGCTGTAAATAACCATTCCAGTTCTGTAAGTCTCTTGGATTCCATAGAGAGTGCAGTAACCAACCATCCTCCAGTACTTGGTCAGGGGCACAGTCTGCAAAAAGGTGCTGGCctaacacagcacagtgctgctgcttctgcttttgagACTTCTGGTACTGATCAGAATCTGGTTTCCATGGGCCAGCTGGTAGCACTTGACAGGGAAGGGGACTCCAGAAGCCTGGAAGGAGGAATCCAGCAGGTTCTCTTGGGAGATGTACAGACTATCCCAGTACGGATTGTGGAAAGCCAGCCTGCACTTA cTGAAGATAATACAGAGGCTGGTATCTGTATAAGCCAAGTTAAACAAGAGCcaagagaaaaagcactgtCTGTGGAGCCAGATAAAATCAGAGACTGCCAGAGATCCTCCTCTGTTTAA